Proteins encoded in a region of the Acetonema longum DSM 6540 genome:
- a CDS encoding amino acid ABC transporter ATP-binding protein: MITLQKVNKFFGRNHVLKDIELTVRTGEKLVVIGPSGSGKSTMIRCMNLLERPDSGQVLVDGVNITPADAPVNQVRQSVAMVFQQFNLYPHKTVLENLTLAPMLVKGVKKEETEETGMAFLDRVGLKEKAFAYPSQLSGGQQQRVAIARALNMHPKIMLFDEPTSALDPEMIKEVLDVMVDLANEGITMVVVTHEMGFARRVADRVIFMDEGQIMEQGTPEHFFVNPENDRTKLFLSRILH; the protein is encoded by the coding sequence TTGATTACACTGCAGAAAGTAAATAAGTTTTTTGGCCGGAATCATGTTTTAAAAGATATCGAGCTGACCGTCCGGACCGGAGAAAAATTGGTGGTGATCGGTCCCAGCGGTTCGGGAAAAAGCACGATGATCCGCTGCATGAATCTGCTGGAGCGGCCCGACAGCGGCCAGGTCCTGGTGGATGGGGTCAACATCACCCCAGCCGATGCACCGGTCAATCAGGTGCGGCAATCCGTCGCCATGGTGTTCCAGCAGTTTAATTTGTATCCTCATAAAACCGTATTGGAGAATCTGACCCTGGCGCCCATGCTGGTCAAAGGCGTCAAAAAAGAAGAAACCGAAGAAACCGGCATGGCCTTTCTGGACAGGGTGGGCCTGAAAGAGAAAGCCTTTGCCTATCCATCCCAGCTTTCCGGCGGCCAGCAGCAACGGGTGGCTATCGCCCGGGCTCTGAACATGCATCCCAAGATCATGCTGTTTGACGAGCCTACCTCAGCTTTAGACCCGGAAATGATCAAAGAGGTGCTGGATGTCATGGTGGACCTGGCCAATGAAGGTATCACCATGGTGGTGGTGACCCATGAAATGGGCTTTGCCCGCCGGGTGGCCGACCGGGTCATTTTCATGGATGAAGGCCAGATCATGGAGCAGGGAACGCCGGAACACTTTTTTGTCAACCCGGAGAATGACCGGACCAAATTGTTTTTGAGCCGGATTTTGCATTAG